A single genomic interval of Lathyrus oleraceus cultivar Zhongwan6 chromosome 7, CAAS_Psat_ZW6_1.0, whole genome shotgun sequence harbors:
- the LOC127108400 gene encoding mediator of RNA polymerase II transcription subunit 4, with product MLQPQIVQSPARLGLTNPNSPSILNANPQKLPPSQTHHHQNNHSATPSAALLSLLPPLPRAQALLAQMATLASKLFEVSPNRSVWLTAFRGSLPTFLSSQTQSHPSSLLESSSPSSTKEIISLFTSLQTQIFESVAELQEIIDLQDAKKKIDGEIRSKDSALLAFANKLKDAERELDILVDDYSDYRRSIKRLKSGDGSEDDSVTTSTVTSQLKLSDILSYAHRISYTTFAPPEFGAGTAPLRGAMPPAPQEEQMRASQLYNFADLDIGLPKAVDSKEKTVEAIIEPPPLQPVDANPLANLSAIQGMLPPNFSIPPGWKPGMPVQLPIDMPIKPPPGWKPGDPVALPPIDSVPRFEEPKIPPHIPQPKQPEIIQVQHVNLDLGGSDSSDYSSDEASSDDED from the coding sequence ATGCTTCAGCCCCAAATCGTGCAGTCACCTGCCAGGCTTGGCCTTACAAACCCTAACTCACCATCAATTTTGAATGCTAACCCACAAAAGCTTCCTCCATCACAGACCCACCATCACCAAAACAACCATTCTGCAACTCCTTCAGCTGCTCTACTCTCTCTTTTACCACCTCTCCCTAGAGCACAGGCACTTCTTGCTCAAATGGCTACCTTAGCATCAAAACTCTTTGAAGTATCACCCAACAGATCTGTTTGGCTCACTGCATTCCGTGGATCACTCCCAACATTCCTTTCTTCCCAAACCCAATCACATCCATCTTCCTTGCTTGAGTCTTCTTCGCCTTCCTCCACCAAAGAAATTATTTCACTTTTCACGTCGCTTCAAACCCAAATCTTTGAATCTGTTGCTGAACTCCAAGAAATTATTGATCTACAAGATGCCAAGAAGAAGATTGACGGGGAAATTAGGTCAAAAGATTCGGCACTTCTTGCGTTTGCCAACAAACTCAAAGATGCTGAGCGGGAACTTGACATTCTTGTTGATGATTACTCTGATTATCGCCGCAGCATCAAGAGATTGAAATCAGGAGATGGGAGTGAAGATGATTCTGTAACCACCTCGACTGTCACATCTCAGCTGAAACTGTCGGATATATTATCATATGCTCATCGAATAAGTTATACAACCTTTGCACCACCGGAATTTGGAGCAGGAACGGCTCCTCTTCGCGGTGCAATGCCACCTGCACCACAAGAGGAACAAATGAGAGCTTCACAGCTATATAACTTTGCAGATCTTGATATTGGTTTGCCTAAAGCAGTTGATTCTAAGGAGAAAACAGTTGAGGCTATTATTGAGCCTCCACCTTTACAGCCCGTGGATGCCAATCCACTTGCAAATTTGTCTGCAATTCAAGGGATGCTTCCTCCCAATTTTTCTATTCCACCTGGTTGGAAACCTGGAATGCCTGTACAATTGCCTATTGATATGCCAATTAAGCCCCCACCTGGGTGGAAACCAGGGGATCCTGTGGCATTGCCTCCTATTGACTCGGTACCAAGATTTGAGGAACCGAAAATACCCCCTCACATCCCTCAGCCCAAGCAGCCTGAAATTATTCAAGTGCAGCATGTTAATTTGGATCTCGGAGGAAGTGATAGTAGTGATTATAGTAGTGACGAGGCAAGCTCTGATGACGAAGATTGA